A single window of Pontibacillus chungwhensis DNA harbors:
- a CDS encoding DEAD/DEAH box helicase family protein: MLKTSQEPKLLTSNLIEDVLHHIEDSSTIYLLSAFVMESGVKMVLPALKEAAARGADIKILTGDYLYVTQPEALSLLSELPQNQVEVRLWQSNGRSFHPKAFLFSGEDQGSLIVGSSNLSKSALTSGVEWNVSIPNDVSEEVYNEALEQYIHMFYAENTMKVNPETLKFYTQKYAEFKQKYPDLAQKWSEKEEIELTLGPDNPPDVIHDPTEPYVPTNEKPSPRFAQPEALESLQNTYEEGYDKAMVVMATGLGKTYLAAFFAEHFSRILFVAHREEILHQAKASFEHVNEGKLGGIYNGKEKNAEADMIFASIFTLSIQDHLQRFNADEFDLIIVDEFHHASSRSYQKVLEYFSPKFLMGVTATPERTDGQDIFALCDGNVAYEMNFIQAIQRGWLSPFHYYGVYDDIDYSQITWLGGRYDEEELAEAQLQEHTASNILSNWEKHKQTRTIGFCSSIKQANFLSQYFNHNGYQTISLHSKTEGISRKEAIEKLDRKEIDVIFTVDLFNEGVDIPSVDTLLFARPTESLVVFTQQIGRGLRKHLKKSHCTVIDLIGNYRNADVKLQLLGKDKGEGKKGKIQPITPADCEINLDVKTIQLLEELLKKRSPRKERVKMAYDQVKEQLGRRPTYWEMHLNGTEAIKEFKQIWKSYAGFLSSYGELTTEEQTIYETYIDWLEEVERTSMTKSYKMVVLKYMLDRGEMDWVQPATPEEMAPYFHSYLTEKPYRKNIDFTSKNTKALIEYDKAKVANLISTMPLTKWSGSSKGLLKYEDNVFSLNFEVPLEDRALLKKMTEEICEYRLNYYFERKWKKE; encoded by the coding sequence GTGTTGAAGACTAGTCAGGAACCTAAGTTACTTACAAGCAATTTAATAGAGGATGTGCTCCATCATATTGAAGACTCTTCTACCATTTATCTTTTAAGTGCTTTTGTTATGGAGTCAGGAGTGAAGATGGTATTACCCGCGCTCAAGGAAGCAGCTGCACGAGGAGCGGACATTAAGATTCTTACTGGTGATTACTTGTACGTTACGCAGCCTGAGGCCTTATCTTTACTTAGCGAGTTACCTCAGAATCAGGTGGAAGTTCGTTTATGGCAGAGTAATGGGCGTTCTTTTCACCCGAAAGCATTTCTGTTCAGTGGTGAAGATCAAGGTTCTTTAATCGTTGGGTCCTCTAATTTGTCCAAATCAGCTCTAACTTCAGGAGTTGAGTGGAATGTTTCCATACCAAATGATGTTTCAGAAGAAGTATATAATGAAGCATTGGAGCAATATATCCACATGTTTTATGCTGAGAATACAATGAAAGTAAATCCAGAAACCCTTAAATTTTACACTCAAAAGTATGCTGAATTTAAACAGAAGTATCCAGATCTAGCCCAAAAATGGTCAGAGAAGGAAGAAATAGAACTCACCCTAGGACCTGATAACCCGCCAGATGTTATTCATGATCCAACAGAACCCTATGTACCAACTAATGAAAAACCAAGTCCAAGGTTCGCTCAACCTGAAGCTCTTGAATCACTACAGAACACTTATGAAGAAGGTTACGATAAAGCGATGGTGGTGATGGCGACTGGACTAGGGAAGACGTATCTGGCTGCTTTCTTTGCTGAACATTTTAGCCGTATTCTATTCGTAGCTCACCGTGAAGAGATTCTACATCAGGCAAAAGCTTCTTTCGAACACGTGAACGAAGGAAAGCTTGGTGGGATCTATAATGGAAAAGAGAAAAATGCAGAAGCTGATATGATTTTTGCATCGATCTTTACGTTAAGCATACAGGACCATTTGCAAAGATTTAATGCGGATGAATTTGATTTAATTATTGTTGATGAGTTCCATCATGCTTCAAGTAGATCATACCAGAAAGTGTTAGAGTACTTCTCACCTAAGTTCCTAATGGGCGTAACCGCAACACCTGAACGAACAGATGGACAGGATATCTTTGCTTTATGTGATGGAAATGTAGCTTATGAGATGAACTTTATACAAGCTATTCAAAGAGGATGGTTATCCCCATTCCATTACTATGGCGTATACGATGATATTGATTATTCACAAATTACGTGGCTTGGGGGCCGTTATGACGAAGAGGAGCTCGCAGAAGCGCAACTTCAAGAACATACGGCTAGTAATATCTTGAGTAATTGGGAGAAACATAAACAAACAAGGACTATAGGTTTTTGTTCATCAATTAAACAAGCAAATTTCTTATCGCAATACTTTAATCACAATGGCTATCAGACGATTAGTCTCCATTCCAAAACGGAGGGAATCTCTCGTAAAGAAGCTATTGAGAAGCTTGATAGAAAAGAAATTGATGTGATCTTTACCGTGGACTTATTTAATGAAGGAGTGGACATCCCTTCAGTTGATACACTTTTATTCGCAAGGCCAACGGAATCTCTTGTGGTCTTTACGCAACAAATAGGTCGTGGTTTGCGTAAGCATTTGAAGAAATCACATTGCACGGTTATTGACTTAATTGGGAATTACCGAAATGCAGATGTCAAATTGCAGCTGCTTGGGAAAGATAAAGGGGAGGGGAAGAAAGGGAAGATTCAACCTATTACACCAGCTGATTGTGAAATCAACTTGGACGTGAAGACTATACAACTGCTGGAAGAACTTCTGAAGAAGCGCAGTCCGAGAAAAGAGCGGGTGAAGATGGCTTATGACCAAGTCAAAGAGCAACTAGGCAGACGTCCAACCTACTGGGAAATGCATCTTAATGGCACTGAAGCTATTAAGGAATTTAAGCAGATATGGAAAAGCTATGCTGGCTTTCTTAGCTCTTATGGTGAATTAACAACTGAAGAACAAACGATTTATGAGACTTACATAGACTGGTTAGAAGAAGTAGAACGAACCTCTATGACTAAGAGTTACAAGATGGTTGTATTGAAGTACATGTTGGATAGAGGGGAAATGGACTGGGTTCAGCCTGCAACACCGGAGGAGATGGCTCCTTATTTCCATTCCTATTTAACAGAAAAGCCTTACCGAAAAAATATTGATTTTACAAGTAAAAATACCAAGGCACTCATAGAGTACGACAAAGCAAAAGTAGCAAATCTCATTAGTACAATGCCTCTAACGAAGTGGAGCGGGAGTAGTAAAGGACTTCTTAAGTACGAAGATAATGTGTTTTCTCTTAATTTTGAAGTTCCTCTTGAA
- a CDS encoding nucleoside triphosphate pyrophosphohydrolase gives MPIYNKLVRDLIPQVIEKTGKSFDTTILSEEEYHSELRKKLQEETDEYINAEDDQSAVEELADMLELMNVLAEQHGSSMEEVEKVRKEKAEKRGSFYDKVFLISVED, from the coding sequence ATGCCTATATATAACAAACTAGTAAGAGACTTAATCCCGCAGGTCATTGAGAAAACGGGAAAATCATTTGACACGACCATTCTATCAGAAGAAGAATACCATTCTGAACTTCGAAAGAAATTACAAGAAGAAACAGATGAATACATAAATGCTGAAGACGACCAAAGTGCGGTGGAAGAACTTGCTGATATGCTAGAACTCATGAATGTTTTAGCTGAACAACATGGTTCCTCTATGGAAGAAGTAGAAAAGGTAAGAAAAGAAAAGGCTGAGAAGCGTGGATCATTTTACGATAAGGTGTTTTTAATTAGTGTTGAAGACTAG